In Corallococcus exiguus, the DNA window CGCCGAAGGCCGCATGTTCGCCGAGCGCAACGAGCGCACCCGCGTGTCCACGCTCATCAGCAACGTGCAGAAGGACATCGTGGACCTCCAGAAGCAGGCCGAGGCGTACCAGGCGCGGCTGAACAACACCCCGCGCTGGGCCCAGGAGCTGGCGGTCATGAACCGGGACTACGAAATCGCCCGCACCAAGTACCAGAGCGTGGTGAGCCGCAAGGTGGAGGCGGAGATCGCCCAGGAGCTGGAGGCCAAGAGCGCCAAGAGCCTGTTCAATGTCATCTCGCCCGCCGGTGTGCCTTCCTCGCCTGCTCGCCCTGACCGCATGACGGGCCTGCTCATCGCCGCCCTGGTGGCCCTGTCGCTGGGTGTCCTGACTGGCACCGTCCTGGAGATGCGCGACGACAGCCTGCGCGATGGCACCGAGGTCCGCGAGCGCATCACGCTCCCTGTCCTGGCGGTGGTCCCGAACATGCAAGGCAAGACGGAGAAGCGGATTCTGATGCCGATGGCTGGGAGCAAGAACAGCGTCTCCTCGCCTACTTCCCTGAACTAATTGCCGACCCCATACGGAAAGGATTGGAGAACTCAGATGGATTCGACGATGGAGCGGGCCGGTAACTTCCTCCCCCGCGTGGATGAGAGCGCGGCTTCCTCGAACGCAGTGGACCGCCGGGTGGTGACGCTCACGGCCCCTGCTTCCGCGGCCGCCGAGCAGTACCGCACCCTGTATTACCGCCTGGAGCGGATGCGCGAGCAGCGTCCGATGAAGGTGGTGGCGCTCACCTCCGCGATGCCCGGCGAGGGCAAGACGGTGACGAGCGTGAACCTGGCCCTGGCCGCCGCCCGGGCGAACCCGGAGCGCCGCATCCTGCTGGTGGACGCGGACCTGCGCCGGGGGCAGGTGGCCCCCACGCTGGGCATGCGCAACAAGGTGGGCCTGGCGGAGCTGCTGGCCGGTGAGTGCGACGTGCGCGACGTGGTGCGCCGTTTCAACTCCACGCGGCTGGCGGTCATCCCCGCCGGCTCCACGCCGGAGGAGAGCACCCAGGTGCTGGCCAGCGCCCGCATGAAGCAGTTCCTCAAGGCGGTGCGTGAGGGCTTCGACGAGGTGTACGTGGACCTGCCGCCCACGCTGCCGTTCGCGGACGCGGCCATCCTGGGCCACCAGATGGACGGCGTGCTGATGGTCATCCGCGCCAACGTCACCCCCTCCAAGGTGGTGAACCAGGCGGTGGAGCAGCTGGCGGGCGCGGCGCTGGTGGGCTGCGTGCTCAACGGGGCGGAAGTGAACGCGACCCCGTACCTGAAGAACTACGTGAAGAAGTAGCAGTCGGTTGTCGAGTTGAAGTGATTCGTGGCCCGACCCGCTCCTCGCACCGATGAGGTGCGATGGGCGGAGGGCCTGGAGCGGCGGCGGGTTGGGGTTGGAGGAGTCACGTGCTTCGCGTTTTCCACCACTATTTTTCAGCCAAGAAACTGACGTTCTTCCTCGCCGAGTCCTCGGCGATCGCGCTGGCCTGTGTCGCGGGTGCCGCGGCCTGCGCGGCCCTCTTCGCGCCCCTGGGTTCCCAGCCGCCGTTCGCCACGCTGTGGCCGACGTTGGTGGGACTGGGCCTGGCCTTCGTTGTCACCTTCCAGTTCACGCTGTACCTGTTGGACCTGTATGACCTGCGCATCGCGGCCGAGGACCGGACGCGCGGCTACCGCTTCCTCAAGGCCGCGGGCGTCACCGCGATGGTGGCGGGTGGCGTGATGCTGCTCCTGCCGCTGGCCCTGCCGGTGGTGCTGCCTCCGGGCACGCTGCTGGGTGGCGCGATGGGCGCCCTGGCCGGCACCCTGGTGGTGCGCGTCTCCATCCGGGCGCTGGTGGGTGAACCCGACGCGGTGCTTGTCGTCGGTGATGGCCTCAAGGCCCGCGCGGTGGCGAGCGCCATCGAAGACGGCGGCGAGGGTTCCTTCCGCGTGGTGGCCCTGGTGGACCCGCGCAAGGTGGAGGAGCCGCTGGACGCGATGGCGGCTCGGCTCAACGCCTCCTACGTGGTGCAGGCCGCGGATGACATGCGCGGCGCCAACTGGGTGGACTCGCTGCTGCGCTGCCGGCTGGACGGGCGGCGGGTGTACGACGCGGCGGGCTTCTGCGAGCGCGTGCTGCGCCGCATCCCGGTGCAGTTCTTGCGAGCGAGCGACTTCGCCTTCGCGGATGAGATGACGGTGTCGCCCCTGCGCCGGGCCTTCAAGCGCGTGTTCGACGTGGCGGTGGCGTCGCTGCTCCTCCTGATGGCTTCGCCCTTCCTCATCCTGGTGGCGCTGGCCATCAAGCTGGACTCCAAGGGCCCCGTCTTCTACCGGCAGGACCGAGTGGGCCTGGGTGGCCGCGCGTATCCGCTCTGGAAGTTCCGCAGCATGCGCACCGACGCGGAGAAGAACGGCGCGGTGTGGGCGCGCTCCAACGACGACCGCGTCACGCGGGTGGGCAAGTTCATCCGCAAGACGCGCATCGACGAGATTCCGCAGGTGTTCAACGTGCTGCTGGGCCACATGAGCTTCGTGGGCCCTCGTCCGGAGCGCCCGGTGTTCACCGAGCAGCTCAAGCAGCAGATTCCGTTCTACGGCGTGCGTGAGGCGGTGAAGCCGGGCATCACGGGGTGGGCGCAGATCCGCTACCCCTACGGCGCTTCGGTGGAGGACGCGCGCAACAAGCTGGAGTTCGACCTGTACTACGTGAAGAACGGGTCGCTGTTCCTCGACGTCGGCATCATCTTCCACACCGTCCGGCACGTGCTGTTGGGGCGGGGTGCTCGGTAGCTCGGTTCAGTAGTAGGCGTTGATGACCGTCCGCGGCCTCCGGTTGTCGGGGGAGGCCGGGATGCCAAGGGTGGGTAGCCATGGATTGGGATGGGCGAGGGGGTCGGAACATGGTGGGCATGGACGTGGACGCACCGTTCTCAGAGCAGTGGAACCAGGACGACGCGCGCAACAAGCAGCAGGCCGTGGAGCGCAACGAGCTGCTGCAGGCGCCGAAGAACCGTCCCACGCGCATCGTCGCGATGGGCGGCGGTACGGGCCTGCCCATGGTGCTCAAGGGGCTGGCCCGGCGCGCGGCCCCCAAGGGCGGCCAGCCAGGCGTGGACATCACCGCGGTCGTGGCGATGAGCGACGACGGCGGCAGCTCCGGCCGCCTGCGCCGCCAGCACGGCGTGCTGCCCCCGGGTGACATCCGCAACTGCCTGGTGGCGCTCGCGGGTGGCAAGAGTGCACTGAAGGACGTGTTCCAGTACCGCTTCGGCGGCGCGAAGGGCCTCGCCGGCCACGCGGTGGGCAACCTGCTCATCGCCGCGCTCGCGGAGCTGAAGGGCGACTTCCTGGAGGCGGTGCGGCTGTCCGGGGAGCTGTTGGGCGCGCAGGGCCAGGTGCTGCCGAGCACGCTCGCGTCGGTGCAGCTCGTCGCCCAGATGCATGACGACACGGAGGTCGTGGGCGAGCGCAACATCTGCCGCGCCCAGGGCCGCGTGCGCCGCGTGTCGCTCAGCCCTCGTTCTCCTCCGCCGGTGGACGGCCTGCTGGAGGCCATCTATTCGGCGGACCTCATCGCCATCGGGCCGGGCTCGCTGTACTCGAGCGTGCTGCCCAACCTGCTGGTGGACGGCGTGGCCCAGGCGCTGAAGGAGACGCGCGCGCTGAAGGTCATGGTGGCCAACCTGATGACCCAGCCGGGTGAGACGGACGGCATGAACTGCCTGGACCACGTGCAGGCCGTCATCGACCACGTGGGGCCGGTGCTGGACGCGGTGCTCGTCAACGGCCGGGCGCCCAATGAGGATGCCATCCAGCGCTATGCGCGCAAGGGCTCCTTCATGGTCACGGCGGAGACGCGGGAGCTCTTGTCCTCCGGCGTGATTCCGGTGCAGGCGGACCTCCTCAAGGAAGGTTCCAAGATCCGACACGACAGCCGCAAGGTCGCTGCCTGCCTGCTGAAGATGGCGCGCAGCGGGTTGTAGGCCGCATTGGCCATCACCACCTTGGGGCCCGCGAACATGGAAGCCATTCAACTATCGACTGCCCCCCAGGTCGTGGAAGTCAACGACCGGGCGGACTTCATGTCCCTGGAAGCCGAGTGGAATCAGCTCGTGGAGACGACCTCCCACGAGCTGTTCTACCGGCATGAGTTCCTGCGGCTGTGGCTGGACAACTTCGCCGCCGGGGCACGCATGCGCGTGCTGCTGATGCGCGGCGAGGATGGAACGCTCACCGCCGCGCTGCCGCTGGTGGAGGAGCGCACGTCGATGTACGGCGTTCCTGTCCGCCAGCTCACCTCCGCGGCCAACGCGCACTCCTGCCGCTTCGACATGCTGGCGCGGGAGCCGGATGCCGCGGCCCAGGCATTCCTCGCGCACCTGCGCGCGACGGGCGGCTGGGATGTGCTGCGGCTGACGGACGTGCCGGACGGCGGCGTGGGCTTCCGCCTGATGGAGGCCGCGAAGCAGGCCCGCTTGCCGGTGGGCGAGTGGGAGTCATTGCAGTCGCCCTATGTGCCGCTGCCCGCGAAGAAGGACGCGTACTTCGCGAAGCTGCCGTCCAAGTTCAAGGCCAACTGCCGCCGCCGGCGCCGCAAGCTGGAGGAGAAGGGGAAGGTCACCTTCGAGCGCATCTCCGGCGGGCTGGACCTGGAGGGCACGCTGGAGGAAGGGCTGCTGCTGGAGCAGAGCGGCTGGAAGGGCGCGAATGGCACGGCCATGGCGCAGGACGCGAAGACGCGCGGCTTCTACACGGAGCTGGCGCGGGACTCGGCCTACCGCAAGCGGCTGGCGCTGTACTTCCTGCGCGTGGACGGGCGCGCGGTGGCGTTCCAGTACGGCCTGGAGTTCGGCGGGCGCTACTTCCTGCTGAAGCCTGGCTACGACGAGTCCCTGAAGGAATGCAGCCCGGGGCAGCTCCTGATGGAGGAGGTGCTGGCGGACTGTCTGGACCGGGGGCTCACCGAGTTCGATTTCCTGGGGCCGGACATGGTGTGGAAGCGCGACTGGACGGATCAGGTCCGGCGGCACACCTGGCTCTATGTGTTCAATGACACCGCCTTCGGCCGGGCCCTGTGCGCGGCGAAGTTCCGGTGGGTACCGGCGGCGAAAGAGGTGGTGGCGCGATGGAAGAAGTGAAGACGACCGACAAGATGTTCGTGCCGTCCCTGCCCACGCTGTGGCCGGGCATGCTGATGGCCCCGCCGCGTCCGGGGGCGCTGCCGCCGTTCTCGTCTCCCAACGCGCGGTACTTCTACTTCGCGCGCAACGCCGTCTGGCTGACCATCAAGATGTTGCGCCTGGACGGCGGCGAGGTGCTGATGCCCGCCTACCACCACGGCGTGGAGGTGGAGGCGGTGGTGGACGCGGGCGCCATTCCGCGCTTCTACCGCGTGGGCAGCCGCTGGGACGTGGACGTGGCGGACGTGGCGAAGCGGATTACGCCGAAGACGCGCGCGCTCTATCTCATCCACTACGCGGGCTTCCCGGGGCCGGTGGACGCCATGCGCAAGCTGGCGGACGAGCACGGCATCCCGCTGATTGAGGACTGTGCGCTGTCGCTCCTGTCTTCGGACGGCGCGACGCCGCTGGGCACCACGGGCGACGTGGGCATCTTCTGCCTCTACAAGACCCTTCCGGTTCCCAATGGAGGTGCGCTGGTCGTCAACGGCAAGCGTTCGTACAGCCTGCCGGAGCCGCCGTCGCCGCCGCTGGCGTCCACCTTCAGCCACACCGTGTCCGCGCTGCTGCAGAACATGGAGCTGCGCGGCGGGGCGGTGGGCCGGGGGCTGCGCGGCCTGGTGCGCTCGGTGGGGCACGGCACGGTGAAGGCCGCGAGCATCGAGCGGGTGGCCACGGGCACGCAGCACTTCGACCGGCGGCACGTGGACCTGGGCATGAGCCCGCTGACGAAGCGGATTGCCCTGGCGCAGGACCTGGAGTCCATCGTCGAGGCGCGCCGCCGCAACTACTTCCTGCTGCTGGGCCGGCTGCGCGACGTGTCGCCGCCGCTCTTCAACCAGCTGCCTCCGGGCGTCAGTCCTCTGTTCTACCCGATGGTGGTGCAGGACAAGGAGCTGCTGCTGGCGAAGCTGCGAGAGAAGGGCATCGACGCCATCGACTTCTGGAAGCGCTTCCATCCCGCGTGCGACCCGTCGGAGTTCCCGGAGGTCGCGCAGCTGCGGCGCACGATCCTGGAGATTCCGTGCCACCAGGATCTGTCGCCGGAAGTCATGGGGCAGGTGGCGGACGTGGTCCGGGAGGCGCTGAAGTCCGAGCGCCGGCCGAGCAAGCGCGCGTCGTGAGGGAACAGGGGCTGGCTCCCGGGTTGCAATCGCCCCCGGGGGCCGGGGCATTGCTTCGGGAAAGGCATCAGGGTGACGCGGTGATCCGCGAAGACGAGTTGACGTCGGGGCCGAGGTTGGCGCCGCGGCTGGACGTGGCAGCGGTGGGCAGTGCCTCGCAGCTGGCGGGGATGCGGGCGGAGTGGAACTCGCTGCTGGACGCGAGCACGGCCGGTCCGTTCAACGCGTGGGAATGGCTGTATCCGTGGTGCCGGCGCATCTCGCCTGACGTGCGGCCGCTGGTGCTGACGGCGCGCGACAGGCTGGGCACGCTGGTGGGCCTGTTGCCGCTGGGCTTGGAGCACCGCTGGGTGAATGGCATGCGCGTGCGGCGCCTGGGCTTCCTGGGTGAGACGCACGTGGGCAGCGACTACCTGGACGTGGTGGCGCGCAAGGGCCGTGAGGCGGAGGTGGCCCGGACGTTCTTCAACGTGCTCCAGGGGCTGCGCGACGAGTGGGACGTGCTGGATTTGACGGACCTGCGCGAGGGTTCGACGACGCTCGGCGTGGCGCGCGAGGTGTTTGGCGACGTGCGCGTGACGGAGCGCTACGTGTGCCCGTACGAGACGCTGGTGCCGGGCGAGCCGTTCGATGCGTTCCTCAAGCGCACGGGCCGCCGGGACAACTACCTGCGCCGCCGCAAGTGGCTGGAGAAGCAGGACGGCTACCGCATCGAGCGCACGGACGCGCCGGGTGCGCTTGCCGGGCCGATGACGGACTTCTTCCGGCTGCATGCGCTGCGCTGGTCCTCGGATGGAGGGTCGCAGGGCATCAAGGGCGCCGGGGTGGAGGCGTTCCATCGGGACGCGACGCAGTGGTTGGCGGAGCGGGGCCGGCTGCGGATGTACACGATGAAGGTGGGCGGCCAGGCGGTGGCGTCCGTGTACGGCATCCTGCATGGCCAGACGTTCGTGTACTTCCAGTCCGGCTATGACCCGGCGTGGCGCAACCGCAGCGTGGGCCTGGTGCTGGTGGGCGAGACGTTCAAGGACGCCATCGACATGGGCCTGACGGAGTACGACTTCCTGCGAGGCACGGAGACGTACAAGTCCGACTGGGTGACGAAGCAGCGCCAGACGGTGTCCCTGCGCGCGCACGGCGCGGGCTTCGCGGGCACGTGGTTCACGCGCTCCGAGGAGTGGGCCCGCCAGACGCGCAACGCGGTGAAGGGTGTGCTGTCGGATGAACTGGTGGAGAAGGTGCGCCGGTTCCGTCGGCGGAAGGCCGCGGTGCATTGACGCTCGGTGGCGGCGTGGCGGATCCTGGCGGGTGCCATGGAGAAGCTGCGCTGCGCTGTCCTGGATGACTATCAGGGTGTTTCAACGCGGCTCGCGGATTGGTCTTCCGTGAGCGGACAGGTCGAGGTGACGGTGCTCCGCGAGCACTTCTCCGGTGAGGAGGAGTTGGTCGCGGCGCTGTCGCCGTTCGACCTGCTCGTCGTCATGCGGGAGCGCACGCCGTTTCCGAAGTCACTGCTCGAGCGGCTGCCACGGCTGCGGTTGCTGGTGACGACGGGGATGCGGAATGCGTCCATCGATGTGGCCGCGGCCACCGCGCGCGGCGTGACGGTGTGCGGGACGGCGAGCGCGACCGAGCCTCCGGTGGAGTTGACGTGGGCGTTGATATTGGCGCTCGCGAGGAACGTGGTGGGGGAGAGCACGGCGTTCCGGCAGGGGGGCCCGTGGCAGCACTCGGTGGGCGTGGACCTGCACGGGAAGCGGCTGGGGCTCCTGGGCCTGGGGAAGATCGGGAGCCGGGTGGCTCGCGTGGGTGCGGCGTTCGGGATGGACGTGATCGCTTGGAGCCCGAACCTCACGGACGCGCGGGCCGCTGAAGTCGGGGTGACGCGGGCTTCGTCGAAGGAGGCGCTCCTGGAGACGAGCGACTTCGTGTCCATCCACCTGGTTCTGGGCGAGCGTTCGCGGGGGCTGGTGGGGCGTGCGGAGCTCGCGAGGATGCGGCCCACGGCGTACCTCATCAACACGTCGCGCGCGGCCATCGTG includes these proteins:
- a CDS encoding CpsD/CapB family tyrosine-protein kinase, which translates into the protein MDSTMERAGNFLPRVDESAASSNAVDRRVVTLTAPASAAAEQYRTLYYRLERMREQRPMKVVALTSAMPGEGKTVTSVNLALAAARANPERRILLVDADLRRGQVAPTLGMRNKVGLAELLAGECDVRDVVRRFNSTRLAVIPAGSTPEESTQVLASARMKQFLKAVREGFDEVYVDLPPTLPFADAAILGHQMDGVLMVIRANVTPSKVVNQAVEQLAGAALVGCVLNGAEVNATPYLKNYVKK
- the exoE gene encoding polyisoprenyl-phosphate hexose-1-phosphate transferase ExoE encodes the protein MLRVFHHYFSAKKLTFFLAESSAIALACVAGAAACAALFAPLGSQPPFATLWPTLVGLGLAFVVTFQFTLYLLDLYDLRIAAEDRTRGYRFLKAAGVTAMVAGGVMLLLPLALPVVLPPGTLLGGAMGALAGTLVVRVSIRALVGEPDAVLVVGDGLKARAVASAIEDGGEGSFRVVALVDPRKVEEPLDAMAARLNASYVVQAADDMRGANWVDSLLRCRLDGRRVYDAAGFCERVLRRIPVQFLRASDFAFADEMTVSPLRRAFKRVFDVAVASLLLLMASPFLILVALAIKLDSKGPVFYRQDRVGLGGRAYPLWKFRSMRTDAEKNGAVWARSNDDRVTRVGKFIRKTRIDEIPQVFNVLLGHMSFVGPRPERPVFTEQLKQQIPFYGVREAVKPGITGWAQIRYPYGASVEDARNKLEFDLYYVKNGSLFLDVGIIFHTVRHVLLGRGAR
- a CDS encoding gluconeogenesis factor YvcK family protein: MVGMDVDAPFSEQWNQDDARNKQQAVERNELLQAPKNRPTRIVAMGGGTGLPMVLKGLARRAAPKGGQPGVDITAVVAMSDDGGSSGRLRRQHGVLPPGDIRNCLVALAGGKSALKDVFQYRFGGAKGLAGHAVGNLLIAALAELKGDFLEAVRLSGELLGAQGQVLPSTLASVQLVAQMHDDTEVVGERNICRAQGRVRRVSLSPRSPPPVDGLLEAIYSADLIAIGPGSLYSSVLPNLLVDGVAQALKETRALKVMVANLMTQPGETDGMNCLDHVQAVIDHVGPVLDAVLVNGRAPNEDAIQRYARKGSFMVTAETRELLSSGVIPVQADLLKEGSKIRHDSRKVAACLLKMARSGL
- a CDS encoding GNAT family N-acetyltransferase, whose product is MEAIQLSTAPQVVEVNDRADFMSLEAEWNQLVETTSHELFYRHEFLRLWLDNFAAGARMRVLLMRGEDGTLTAALPLVEERTSMYGVPVRQLTSAANAHSCRFDMLAREPDAAAQAFLAHLRATGGWDVLRLTDVPDGGVGFRLMEAAKQARLPVGEWESLQSPYVPLPAKKDAYFAKLPSKFKANCRRRRRKLEEKGKVTFERISGGLDLEGTLEEGLLLEQSGWKGANGTAMAQDAKTRGFYTELARDSAYRKRLALYFLRVDGRAVAFQYGLEFGGRYFLLKPGYDESLKECSPGQLLMEEVLADCLDRGLTEFDFLGPDMVWKRDWTDQVRRHTWLYVFNDTAFGRALCAAKFRWVPAAKEVVARWKK
- a CDS encoding DegT/DnrJ/EryC1/StrS family aminotransferase, giving the protein MEEVKTTDKMFVPSLPTLWPGMLMAPPRPGALPPFSSPNARYFYFARNAVWLTIKMLRLDGGEVLMPAYHHGVEVEAVVDAGAIPRFYRVGSRWDVDVADVAKRITPKTRALYLIHYAGFPGPVDAMRKLADEHGIPLIEDCALSLLSSDGATPLGTTGDVGIFCLYKTLPVPNGGALVVNGKRSYSLPEPPSPPLASTFSHTVSALLQNMELRGGAVGRGLRGLVRSVGHGTVKAASIERVATGTQHFDRRHVDLGMSPLTKRIALAQDLESIVEARRRNYFLLLGRLRDVSPPLFNQLPPGVSPLFYPMVVQDKELLLAKLREKGIDAIDFWKRFHPACDPSEFPEVAQLRRTILEIPCHQDLSPEVMGQVADVVREALKSERRPSKRAS
- a CDS encoding GNAT family N-acetyltransferase, which gives rise to MIREDELTSGPRLAPRLDVAAVGSASQLAGMRAEWNSLLDASTAGPFNAWEWLYPWCRRISPDVRPLVLTARDRLGTLVGLLPLGLEHRWVNGMRVRRLGFLGETHVGSDYLDVVARKGREAEVARTFFNVLQGLRDEWDVLDLTDLREGSTTLGVAREVFGDVRVTERYVCPYETLVPGEPFDAFLKRTGRRDNYLRRRKWLEKQDGYRIERTDAPGALAGPMTDFFRLHALRWSSDGGSQGIKGAGVEAFHRDATQWLAERGRLRMYTMKVGGQAVASVYGILHGQTFVYFQSGYDPAWRNRSVGLVLVGETFKDAIDMGLTEYDFLRGTETYKSDWVTKQRQTVSLRAHGAGFAGTWFTRSEEWARQTRNAVKGVLSDELVEKVRRFRRRKAAVH
- a CDS encoding D-2-hydroxyacid dehydrogenase family protein, producing the protein MEKLRCAVLDDYQGVSTRLADWSSVSGQVEVTVLREHFSGEEELVAALSPFDLLVVMRERTPFPKSLLERLPRLRLLVTTGMRNASIDVAAATARGVTVCGTASATEPPVELTWALILALARNVVGESTAFRQGGPWQHSVGVDLHGKRLGLLGLGKIGSRVARVGAAFGMDVIAWSPNLTDARAAEVGVTRASSKEALLETSDFVSIHLVLGERSRGLVGRAELARMRPTAYLINTSRAAIVDQAALVEALQQGVIEGAAVDVFETEPVPTDDVLRTLPNLLATPHLGYVSQGNYATYFREAVEDIRAFLDGAPIRRLG